The genomic DNA CAACCTATAGgtcaaaatgtgtattttaattgTGTTGCCTTCTTTTACTGAGTGCATCATCATTTAAACAGCTTTTAGTAAAGCCAAAGTGGGTCTAGTCAAAACAAACAACCTCAATAGTGTTTCTGGTAAACAGTAGTTTTAACAGTGAAACAGTAGATTAGGGTCAATTACATTGGTTGGCTTTCATGGTTTAGGAATAGCTTTTATAAATAACCCAATAATCCCAGAATGACCGTACTTGACATCTAATTTCAACAGTTGTTGTATTTGAGAACAAAATAATATGCTTATACCTTACTCAACGTAAGAATCCACTGCTAAACATCACattcagatgagagagagagagagagagagagaaagagagagagagagagagagagagagagagagagagagagagagagagagagagagagagagagagagagaacttattTCACTTTAACTTGCTTTAGGTGCACCTTATTACCCAAATAgaaatcaattaaaattccatGATTGCTAATATACTCTTCAAAAAGCGATTTATGGCAAATTAATCAACATAGGGAATAATTAGAGAAATATTTACCTGAGGGAGTGCTTTTACAGCTAGCCGATAAAACAATACTTTAGGATAGCGTAGAATTGCATTAACTATATTGTCTAAGGGGACTGCAATAGAGGTTTCAAATTAAAAAGGGTTCAACTTTATTCGAAGGATGGGTAACTTTAATGCAGATAGTTATTTTGGATATTAGATTATAATAGATTGTGATATGAGTCGCGATGTTATGAACTTGGATTCGATAAGAATCAACCATAGAGAGCAAAGGACTCCATCGGTTTTCTCTGTGGTATTGAGTGCAATTTTGAATTGTTCTGCTGTGAGAGCATTCATTAAAAAATATTGAATATGATTATGATGCTTATCTATTCAGTCTGTATTTGGAATAACACAATGGGACTTTAGTTGTGACCAAATGTGAGGATTTGTGCAAAATGCTTTTTAATGACTCCATTTTAAGTCTATACTCTACTTTGTGACACTTTGTCTGAAGATTAACCTtgtggaaaatgtttaaaaatataaatttattcaaagattttattgtatagatatactgtagtatatatatatgtgtgttacaaaaaaatatatgtattttttatttgtggtTGTGTAAATTAGACGTAGTAATTTTTCTCCAAGCACTTTCACAATTTATTTTGCCTAGAAAGATGACAGGGTCATGGCTTTGTTCTTTATTCATATAATATATTGTGGATATATGTATGTATTGCACTGGGAAAATACATTCCTTTTGATGGTAGTATTCAGTATTTGACCTCTCCTCCAAGGAAAAAACGTTCTTCAATGGCAGCCCTCCCTCACTACTGTTAACAAGACTGTGGTACTTTACTAACTGAACCATACTCAGTTACCTTATGCACATTCACTTATTGTACAAAGTTAGGAGAGTATTtatttgtaaatatgtattttcaaaatgATATTTATATGTTGACTGCAGTGGTTGAATGTCGGCTTGTTCTGGCTTATGGGGTGCCCATCGTCCAATGAGtgaaaaagagaaggaaagagagaacaagtattggatggTTTCCTAGTAATCCACTGAAGCATTGATATACATTGCTCTATTAACTTTCGGTTAAAGTATTATTTATGTCAAAATGGAcactggatttaaaaaaaacagttcccttaccactgctccacaacactgcttccctcactctccctctctcttccactttccACATGCCTTCCACTTGTTCAGTATCCACCTTATGCTGTCCCCAGTGTGTGCCtaaaaaagtgtatttattttcAGTTGATGATCATTGTATCCTATATTGTCACAGAGACCTATTCCATTTCACATCAGAAAACCATGTTGTTTTGAAATGGATTTTTACCAATGCGGTTGGTATTgcttttatgtttgtttttcctGGCCTGTGTTCCATGGCCTTCCGTTTACTTTGAGTGATTGTGTTTGTGAGTTCCTTGTTTCTGCTGCTTATTTGTGCCTCTCCTTCAGctaatgtgtactgtatgtgtgtgtgtgaacacgttCTTCCTGCTTCCAAAGTCTTGTACTCTTCTTCTCCATGAGGCACCAAACAAAGGGCATTTAAGCAAGGTCTATAGCCCAGCCATAAAcaattaaaatgattaaataatcaaTGTTGATATTGAATTGAAAAATATGGTCTAATTTATAAATATCGAGATCACGTGAAGTGCAGAAAAGCacactattgaatccattttgtaattttcctgtattgaaaaaatgtatcacACAAACAGTATAAATCTGGCTTTGAAATACCCTATGAGACATAATGAAAAATTACAACAAACTAACAACAACCATACAGCCCCATATGTCACATGTATTTGTTTCACTTGTGTTTGTATAAATGAATATACTGTCGTTAAATAAAATATCACACATCTAACAAACACACAACCTCTGATACCTTCTGTACAGATACTATCCTTGGCAAATACAAAGTCAGCATCTTGCTTggtttaatcaatcaatgtactgtgtctgtgtgtgaaagtgtgataaatgttttgttaaccTAATTTTTGACATCCACCAGCTGGCATTACACCTGttcgtttgtttgtgtgtttcattTGGAAATAGTATTTCAACATGACTTGGACTAGGTGATGCTGGGAGAGACCATTTTGAGTGACAGGTTTAGAGCTTGAAGCTTGGGAGGAAAGCGGCCAaagtaagtacatttttaaaCATCGTTTTGAAATAAAAACGTAACGGTAGCTTTACTTACTAACGCATCTTAGTTCATGGCAAGGTAAAACGGTTTCTTTCATTTTAGACACATGAAACAATGATTTCTGGGAAATGTGTTTATGATCGCAAAATTGGGGTAATCAAGTTCATAGTAGCGGATGCACACGGCTGCAGGAGTATTTTCAAGATGCAGCTACAGTGTAACAGGGAGCATCACATACATTGTAGCAATTACTGACATATTAACCGTGTTGCTATTGCAGGTAGAGATTACATTGTAACTATGTTGTTGTTAAACATTTTGGCACGCATAGGTCATGTGTGCCGTCATTGCTTTGCGCCGGAAAGGGACAAACATCAAAAGGAGGCGTTGTCCTCCACACAATTTTATGCAAAATATCAACAACCTAATTGAATGTACTATAATATCGTCGTGCAAAAGGAATTGTTGCATACTGCGACGCATTGAAGTCGAGAGAGAAACAAAGGTGGCAATACACCGACGTCCACGGTGAGCAATGGATTTGCAGCATACGATGGGCACGGGTAGCTAACTAGTCACAGTAGCTAGCTTGTGTACTAGCACTGGCTGCAACtaggtactgtagctagctagcaaactactGTAATGGCTAGCAGCACTCAACTTGCTTCTAATTATAGTGCAACAAGTGAGCTGTATAGCATGTTGCTGGCTAGCTAATAATGATTTACCTTGCAAGCGACTAATAATGCATTTATTACTAGCTATTGAATTTATGTTGCATGACAATCAAATGTTTGCAAGCCAGGAGAAGGAGTGAAAGGAGGCATGACATTCTTGATTGATGGATACAATATCGTGTCAACATGTAAATATAGATGTTAGTTATCCAGGCATGACAGATATATTCCACATCTCCACAGAGTTGCAGTGTGAATAATCCTTTACCTTCCACCAGTGACTGATAGCCATGTCTTTTGACATTGTTTTCAAGTCAGCATTTGATTGAACGCTTCTCTTCTTTTCCTCAGTGATGGAGACAGATGGGGACCAAAACCAGGGCTCTACCAATGGAACCACTCCATCAGGGGTGAACTCCCGCCCCTCTCAAATGAACTCCATGTCCCTGTACGAGAGACAGGCTGTGCAGGTCAGTAACTGTGGGtgggtgtgcatgcatgcatatgaATGGGGATATTATGTATAGCCTAATGCCTTTTTCTGACATGGCAATCCCAAATTGTACTCAGTGTCACACCGGATCATCTGTAATCCTGCCTGTAGTGTAGTTATCTCATTATCACGGTGTAAGCGCTCGTATATCAACCTGCAGGTTATTGACAGTGCAATGTCATTACTCCCTCTCCCTGTTTTCTATCTTGTGCAACTGAAGGCCCTTCAGGCGCTGCAGAGGCAGCCCAACGCAGCGCAGTACTTCCAGCAGCTTATGCTGCAGCAACAGATCAACAGTGCCCAGCTACAAAACCTGGCTGCAGTACAACAGGTAAAGAAGCATCTTTATGAACCACCCCTACTAATAATGCATGCTCAGAATAGAACAGTATGGGTGCTGTTTTGACATGGTCAAGTTGTGAATGTTTTCGGCAATAGGATGACAGTACACTATGTTGAAACATCATCATGAGGTTTGCTACATAGTCCGTTTTTACTGCTCTAAACTTGACTAGGATAGAGCTTCTGTCCATGCAGTATGGCTTTTGACATTAGTCCCTGTCGTCCCTGTTCTAGGCCACCCTTGCTGCCAGTCGTCAGTCCAGCCCTCCCGCCAACAGCACCTCTCAGACCACAAGCACAACAGTCACATCTGTACGTTTACACATCTATGACAACTAGTTGGCGTGCTACCCAAAATCACTGTTAAGAATACAGCTTCAAAGAGGCCACTCCAGTAATATTTACTTAACCACAATTTGCTATTTGAGAATGATAATGATATTCTATATATTTGAAATCACTGGCACCTGCATTGTTTGATTGTCTCCAAAATAGTCATTACAGTTAGCTTTGATTGTTTTCAAATCCACTTTTTTTCCTTTCCTCTTCAGATGAATGTAACCACTTCTGGGGGTGGTGCCATAACCAGCACCCGCGCTATAGGCCCAGGCTCCTCCGCGACATCCACTATAAGCCAATCAGTGCTGCTGGGCGGAAACGCGGCAGGACAGGGACAGATGTATCTGAGAGTGAGAACCCATGCACTATTGCTTGATTCACACTATAAGGCTGACCCGAACAAAACTTTGCTGGCTTAGTTCCAATTTCATTATGGCGGATGCATAACCAGGTCAGCACAGTACAGcttagggctgtgacggtcacgAAATCTAGTCAGCCGgtaattgtcaagcaaataactgtcactCTCATGGGAGTTAAAtccagcatctcctggcttccacacatagcctacaagccactgaggCAGACCtgtggaacatctacattttaaaaagtctaataaatcaatgtaatatagcctacaccttcacaataaatccattatttattttagactggtctaaagaaacatgatatgaagaaaatgtagtctattcagaagaacagaatagcaaacTCTAGgggctccctagtggcgcagcggtctaaggtactgcagtgcttgaggtgtcactacagatccgggttcaatcCCGCGACGCATTGCTCTCGACTttctcctctcccgagtccgtacaggagttgcagcgatggaacaagactgtaactaccaattggatatcacgaaattggggggtcaaaagtttttttttaatactctgagttcttatgttaggccctgatctggctatgccatatggctgtgggctacactagttcatttagcagacaagatttgcttagaattccatagcattattttatagtatgaagtatacaattgaacaaagctgaataaaatagaaaggatatttttgccgaaggatttgagggagtgcgcacatgcgacTATTCTTTGTTGAGCGGTTAACatagaaataggtactcctatatgcttaatttagagttattaatgtatctttaattGTTCTACCAACTAAATGTTttgatgcgactaatgatgatttgaaaaaagtcacttgaaaggcatgagttctgctttgtttttttgcgcagacTGTACACACTTCGTCAGTCTCTCGTTCACAATTTGAGaaacacttgataatgcctcgaatttccggcgggatcccctttgtgtggccataatgcaccctaaaaaatccatgccttttgcaccccttctccctgagtgctgcctgTTCCGAAGCACTTCTCACTCACACCACTCTCCATCATGTGATCTGgtctctcacaggctacaagtgaagacagacacattggggtgcgtattgaagatattggaagaactgtccacatttacttttcgtcagccaacaagatgagtaggcctaacgaacagaaaAAGCACTAGCTTATATCAATCTACTattccccatagtacaaaagtttacctattctgtgcgagaaataaatattccgaaCATAGTCTGGggcagttgtgggatgtgataaaTGCCAAATTAATTAACTGCTAGCATCAAAAAAagttttatgcaatgtggctgacgcaacagatcagaacatttaacTTAAAATGATGATAAACTAtttggctatttcttcacattataggtgcagcaatgcgcacacagcAGTAAGCTATAAGTGTAAATGTTccattagtgggaaaacaccattattaaaagtgcttttattataaaggtgcatttttatggttaTCTTCCCCAAACTCGAAACtcacgctgcttatgtatgccagttaagcTCTATTTGGCCAcgttagttgtgatacaaaccttatcaaaacatttaggcctatgggctacatgaggtgtggacTATGATTCGAAgagaaaaaaaggcattgtttcttgtcTTAAGATGGGCatcaagtgataatatatcattcacaagtgataagctaatattgtcacccatcagactattctttaatcttgtctttacatatactaaataatatatgtgtgaaatccgttttgatttagaatggaccattatcatgcgcATGTCTCGAAACAgaggcaggggaaaaaatacatgtcatctctgcacttaaatagcgaatggaggacactcatcgcagccaggtaggctatactcctgttgtaaagataagcaatgtgcttaatatttgcttaatattaggaaagttgagaaataaatatagtaggcctagcctatggaaagctgatgggatcatcctctttttaatagaggccatcactctgtttgctCGCGCAATTGCAtaacctatagaaatgttgcgcaacatgagctcatgggctctcattaagtgtttcATTAGATTTTCAAtgacatttacattgatgtcagagtgattagagggacaatagagtgctgagtaccaggcagttagcaagtttggtaggctactaataaccatcaccagcatcagagcttggagaagcctaattaccgtgactaaacggtcacatggaatttgactgccttcatgactggtaaccgccggtgtggcggtaatacgttcaccacaacagccctagtacAGCTTAGCTTGGTTTGGTTTGGGCTTGGCTCAAGAGTATGAGTATAGTATCAGCTTTTGTCATTTGCCTCCATGAAAGGACTCTTTGATTGACAGTCTCTTTTGTTATACTGTAGGTGAACCGGTCTCTGaggtctcccctctcctcccagctCATCTTTATGCCTGGTAGCACAGCAACCACTGCCATGGCAACAGTCACGCAGCAGCCACAGactcagcagcagcaacaacggGAAGATACACCTACTTCCTCCAGCAACCAATCAGACAATGACCAGGTATGGATCAACTTTGTATTCGTGACTGAGAACATTGGAGTGAGTCCTGCTTTAGTGATGTAATCTACAAAAGCTCGTTCCCAGTCCTGTTGGTGCTGTCTTGCCTGTTCCTGTGGCcattacagcacaaacagatctgggaccaggcaaaaTCTTGAATATTTGTGCAGTCAAACTACAGTATTGGGCTCTGAAATTGGTGAAACTcttgctttttcttctcttgcatccctctctctggcctcttCTTTCCATCAATCGTCATACACtcatctccccctttctctctgggCCAGGTACAGAACCTGGCTCTGCGATGTGTCGGCATTCCCAAGGGGGTCGGGGTCAAGACTGAAAACCCAGAGAGGGGTGAAACAGGTGGGGAGTGAATTCGCAGCATACCTAGCCTTACTTACTTGGCATACCTCCTTACGtgttagttgttcattttcttcctcATTCTTTCCCAGCGACCTACTCCCTTATCCAGTCATCTCACCAGCAGTTCAATCAGTCCACTCCACAGTCTACCACTAAACCAACCCAACAGCAACAGTCCCACATCAAGATCCCCACCTACATCCAGAGCTCCAACGCCAACCTGTCCTCTCTCAACCTCAAGACAGGCAACCACCACTCCAACGCCCCCTCACCCTCCACCTCTGTCCCACTCTCACAGCTCCTCCTCTCCGGACCCAACTTTGGCCGGGGCGGGGCTATCACCACGGTAACCTCCGCCGCCACGGCGACGCACATTCTGGTACCCACCTCCAATGCGCCCACCCAGTCCCACAGTTACCAGGTGGCTGCTGCCACCATCAAGCCCAATGTTAGTACTCAAACGCTGGTGGTTCagcctttgcagaaaagcactgTTAATGACAAAGGAGGCCACGGGAACGGTCCCGTTCCAATCCAGCCGAAAACTCAACAGGGTCTCCGTATGCCCCTGCAACTGCCATCCCGCAACCCGCCTGCCATCCTCCCCGCACCCCCCGCCAACAATCAGACTAGTGCCGCCCAGCCTCCGCCGCACATCCCAGTCCAGATAGTAGGAGCCAGGCAGAGCTCCATAGGAAGCCCCCAGGCTTTGGCCTTGGTCCAGGCCCGGAACACCTGTTCACAGGATGGAGCTACTCTTCTGAGTAGTTCCAGCAGAGCCAGCATTCTCACCATGGTGGCCTCCATCACttccagagagggaggggtgataAACCGACGGACGAATTTAAAGAGCCTTCAATCAGCCCAGGAAGCACTCCCATTGGCCCACATCTCTCACGTGCAAGCCAATCAGAATCAGAGCCCTGggctgaagccaaatccaaattgCACCTTGGCCAACAGCATCTCCTCTCAGTCCCAAGCAGCCatctctcctcccaccctctcccattcctcccacACTTTACCCCTGCCTTTGGTTGAGGCGAGCAGCACCGTAGTGGCTGCCAATGGAGAGTCTATGTGTTCTCAGCCTCCCCAGGTGAGTTGTTCATTACTAATAGCACTGATGACACTACAATTTACTGATGTTTCTAAACGACGTAGTGGTTGTCGATTCCATTTGTGAAGTAATGACATTCCTCTCAGGGTAAGTCGATGAAGAGGAAATCCGAGTCAGTCGCAGCCAATGACGAAGATGgtccccctcctccccaccttGTTCCAATGAGTGAACActcccctgccctctcctcctccgccaTGGAAGCAGGTAAGGAAGCTAATAAATGGGCCCACTTGTCTTCAATACTTTGCCTTTCTCATTCCTCTCATTTACGACCACTGAAAGGATAAGAGTGCAAGGAGACAATTTTCCGCCTTGGCCCAGCCACCAAGCTGACAAATCCCCTTGGATCAATACCTATGCATGATTCCGAAAGCCTCACGTTTGCACAGATTTAGCCACTGTGGCCAGGCAGACTTGTTTAAAATTGTTCAAAAAGAAATGATAAAATCCTTCCTCTCCCCCCACCCTTCTTTTCTCAAGGCCCTGGtccactttctccctctccctctctttcccctgctCTCTCGATGTCCCGTATGGGGggtggccagggggagagagccCCCCCTCAACAGGCTGTGGTCAAACCCCACGTCCTCACCCACCTCATAGAGGGCTTTGTCATCCAGGAGGGAGCTGAACCTTTCCCTGTACGTACAGTATTCACTTTGGGATTTGACGTTTTTGGAGAAGTTGTAGCTCTCATATACAATacaacattcattcattcatacccTTTGGGGATATATACCACCTGATATAAATAATGACATGCACTGTAGACAATATTCTCAATTCCCTGTAATCAGTATTGTTGAACACAACACATTTTGTTCCTGTATTTTGATTGACAGGTGAGTGGGCCAGTGAAGGAGCCAGCTGGAGAAGATTTGGCCATGGACAATCTAGACGCTAGTCAGCCTGAGACTGTGAATACAGCTACAGGTTCGGCTCAGACCACAGTCCCAGGTCACGTTTCTATCAAAGCCTCTGGTTTGACCACAAACTGCAATTGGTATTGTTCTTTAaacctttttcttttctcttcccaGTGCTGAAATGTGAGTACTGCAAAAGCTTCGCCCCAGCCAGACAGTTTAGAGGGACCAAGCGCTTCTGCTCCTTGACCTGTTCCAAGAGGTACAGTCATAGTACAAATTCACTGCAGTATGTCTACTATATgtcagtatacactgagtgtacaaaacattaggaacaccttcctaatattgagttgcacccccttttgccctcagaacagcctcaattcaccggggcgtggactctacaaggtgtcgaaagtgttccactggagtgctgacccatgttgactctgcttcccacagttgtgtcaagttggctggatgtcctttgggtggtggaccatttttgatacacgcTGGAaacttgagcgtgaaaaacccagcagcgttgcagttcttgacatactcaaaccggtgcgcctggcacctactaccaaaccctgttcaaaggcagttaaatcttttgtcttgcccattcaccctctgaatggcacacatacacaatccatgtctcaattgtctaaagggTTAAAAATCcttgaacctgtctcctccccttcatctacactgattggagtgaatttaagtgacatcaataagggatcatagctttcacctgcattcacctggtcagtctatgtcatggaagagcaggtgtgtttaatgttttgtacactcagtgtatgcctACTATATTCCTCCATGTTGCTCCAGGTATAATGTGAGCTGCAGCCAGCACTTCCGCCTGCGACAGGGGGGTCACCTCTCCCACTCTGACGAGGACGGGGTCCTGAGGAGGAGGGTTCCCCACAGGACCAGCTCCGAAATCGCCAGTGCCAAAATAGCCGGGAGACCCTTACCAGTTAAGGTAATGGTCAGTTGATCATTGATAGTTGTACACTTGTTTGTGAGCTGACATGGATGACTGAAGAGACTTCTGTCACGTGTATCGCTGTCTGTTCAAACTAGAAAGGGTGGAAAGTATGGTGCTCTCTAGATGGGTTTAAATCACTAACCCTAATTTAAACGTTTACCTTTCAATCCTCAAATAGCCTCAAAATCTGCTTGACGGTAAATGCCATATTTGTCGTGTTCAAGCGTGGCCATGTTGTGACTACCCTGTTGCACACGTACCTCTCACACAGTACTGGTTCATTGTCTACAGTGCCGCTCAGAGTCCAGCCGATCGGAGGACGTCTCCAGCTGCGGAGAGGAAGAGGACGACCTCATGTCCCTCTCCCCGGCCTCCTCTTCTTCCTGCCACCAGCCTCCGCCCACACTCCGATTGGAGGGCTCGGAGACGCCCCACTTCCTGCCCGGCAGCCCCGCCCAGTGGAGTGTGGAGGAAGTGTCTCAGTTCATATCATCTCTGCAAGGTTGGTACCACAGAGATGAGCTCTATATTGTACTTCAGTTACTATAGACATCATTGGTTGATACCATCAGCTTAGAAGGACATGCGTTGTCATGCAACAACACCCAAATgcttctctgtgtttctgttgcTTTTGAAATCTGGAATTACAgttatcttgttttttttgttgtgctTTTTTAAATCTCTCTTATTCTATGATGAGGTAGCAGGCCATTGCTATTAGATTTTCACCATTGTAAATGCTATTCATGTTATTGTCTTGCTTAttgtctccccttccctctctctttcccgccCTCTCTTACTCCcaacctccctctttctctccctctctcttccttttctcctctcccagGCTGTGAGGAGCTGGCGGACCATTTCCTGTCGCAGGAGATTGACGGACAGGCCCTGCTGCTACTCCGAGAGGAGCATCTCATGTCCACCATGAACATCAAGCTCGGTCCCGCCCTCAAGATCTGTGCCCACATCCACAACCTGAGAGACTGAGAGGAAGAATGAACGGAGGAAAGGAGAGGTACTCCCAAGAGAAGAAgatgtgatggagagagaaaggaggtgaCAATATGGCTGTTGAAATACTTTTGAACCGTATTAAGTGGGGTCCCTGTTGATTTTACTATGTTTTGTCAAAACAAACATAGAATGAAAAGCGGAAAAAATGAGCCTTCTATCCACAAAACGTGGACCTTAAATGTGGagtattatgttatattatgtgAGTGTGCAAACCCTTTATATGTGTGTAATATTTgcctatatatttaaatatacctTTGTTGGCTGGACTGCCTTTGTTTACGCTGTAGAAAATCATTGTGGCCTTTGAGTAGTTTCGACGATCGAAAATTAGTACTAGAACGGAGTCGCCcgtaaaagaaaaaaaacgtgTTTCATATCATTCCTTATTTTTACGAGTCATTATGAATGGTAGGGTCATGTTAAGCAATAGACCATTGCCTTTGCCAACGATTACTGGGGAGTAGCAAATATATTGGCCTAAGAAACTTGATAAATAGAGGGAGACATTTTCTGTCTGTTGAAATGAGCAAGTAACTCACAATTTGTGCACAGGATTTATATTAAAAAACGTCCTTTTTAAAATATATGTGAAGTGGCAGCAATAATCTATGCGGATCTGAAGTACAGGGATACCCGATCCAAGTGATACCATCCCATAGGCTACTGCAGTTTTCCAAACATGTTTCAGATTATATGCCTTCCTGCCTATTTGAAATGTTAGGTTTTTTTAAACCTCAACGGGATCGTTATCCCTtaaccgggacggttgttgctaaatatgcgataatgtgactagaaaacattgtatacaacagccaactttccaggacatagacatgtcttatatgggcagaaagcttaagttcttgttaatcaaactgcagtgtccaatatacagtagctattaaagggaaaaaatgccatgctattgtttgaggatagtgcacaacaaaaaaacacttatcacggcaactggtaagatacattcacctctgaaggtaaataatgtacttacatttagTAATCTTGCTc from Salvelinus sp. IW2-2015 linkage group LG31, ASM291031v2, whole genome shotgun sequence includes the following:
- the LOC111956105 gene encoding polyhomeotic-like protein 1 isoform X2, with the translated sequence METDGDQNQGSTNGTTPSGVNSRPSQMNSMSLYERQAVQALQALQRQPNAAQYFQQLMLQQQINSAQLQNLAAVQQATLAASRQSSPPANSTSQTTSTTVTSMNVTTSGGGAITSTRAIGPGSSATSTISQSVLLGGNAAGQGQMYLRVNRSLRSPLSSQLIFMPGSTATTAMATVTQQPQTQQQQQREDTPTSSSNQSDNDQVQNLALRCVGIPKGVGVKTENPERGETATYSLIQSSHQQFNQSTPQSTTKPTQQQQSHIKIPTYIQSSNANLSSLNLKTGNHHSNAPSPSTSVPLSQLLLSGPNFGRGGAITTVTSAATATHILVPTSNAPTQSHSYQVAAATIKPNVSTQTLVVQPLQKSTVNDKGGHGNGPVPIQPKTQQGLRMPLQLPSRNPPAILPAPPANNQTSAAQPPPHIPVQIVGARQSSIGSPQALALVQARNTCSQDGATLLSSSSRASILTMVASITSREGGVINRRTNLKSLQSAQEALPLAHISHVQANQNQSPGLKPNPNCTLANSISSQSQAAISPPTLSHSSHTLPLPLVEASSTVVAANGESMCSQPPQGKSMKRKSESVAANDEDGPPPPHLVPMSEHSPALSSSAMEAGPGPLSPSPSLSPALSMSRMGGGQGERAPPQQAVVKPHVLTHLIEGFVIQEGAEPFPVSGPVKEPAGEDLAMDNLDASQPETVNTATGSAQTTVPVLKCEYCKSFAPARQFRGTKRFCSLTCSKRYNVSCSQHFRLRQGGHLSHSDEDGVLRRRVPHRTSSEIASAKIAGRPLPVKCRSESSRSEDVSSCGEEEDDLMSLSPASSSSCHQPPPTLRLEGSETPHFLPGSPAQWSVEEVSQFISSLQGCEELADHFLSQEIDGQALLLLREEHLMSTMNIKLGPALKICAHIHNLRD
- the LOC111956105 gene encoding polyhomeotic-like protein 1 isoform X4 — protein: MEDTHRSQVNRSLRSPLSSQLIFMPGSTATTAMATVTQQPQTQQQQQREDTPTSSSNQSDNDQVQNLALRCVGIPKGVGVKTENPERGETATYSLIQSSHQQFNQSTPQSTTKPTQQQQSHIKIPTYIQSSNANLSSLNLKTGNHHSNAPSPSTSVPLSQLLLSGPNFGRGGAITTVTSAATATHILVPTSNAPTQSHSYQVAAATIKPNVSTQTLVVQPLQKSTVNDKGGHGNGPVPIQPKTQQGLRMPLQLPSRNPPAILPAPPANNQTSAAQPPPHIPVQIVGARQSSIGSPQALALVQARNTCSQDGATLLSSSSRASILTMVASITSREGGVINRRTNLKSLQSAQEALPLAHISHVQANQNQSPGLKPNPNCTLANSISSQSQAAISPPTLSHSSHTLPLPLVEASSTVVAANGESMCSQPPQGKSMKRKSESVAANDEDGPPPPHLVPMSEHSPALSSSAMEAGPGPLSPSPSLSPALSMSRMGGGQGERAPPQQAVVKPHVLTHLIEGFVIQEGAEPFPVSGPVKEPAGEDLAMDNLDASQPETVNTATGSAQTTVPVLKCEYCKSFAPARQFRGTKRFCSLTCSKRYNVSCSQHFRLRQGGHLSHSDEDGVLRRRVPHRTSSEIASAKIAGRPLPVKCRSESSRSEDVSSCGEEEDDLMSLSPASSSSCHQPPPTLRLEGSETPHFLPGSPAQWSVEEVSQFISSLQGCEELADHFLSQEIDGQALLLLREEHLMSTMNIKLGPALKICAHIHNLRD